The Herminiimonas arsenitoxidans genome window below encodes:
- a CDS encoding leucyl aminopeptidase: MDFSIKPLDAKSTIAGIKTGCIAVAVFEDKKLSYAAQALDRKGEISAALKSGDITGKAGSTLLLRGINGSAAERVLLVGLGKEAAVSEKDFSSAAQAVVRAFSSLGAAEAVVALPFDAVAARDTAWAIRSTILNAREAAYRFDGLKSKKETAPSGVKKVAFAVSAAATNSAKEAVTQAVAVANGIDLTKDLGNFPANVCTPTYLANTAKKMAKEFKLQVEVLDRKQLQALKMGSFLSVTNGSVEPPKFIVLKHFGGKAKDAPTVLVGKGITFDSGGISLKPGAAMDEMKYDMGGAASVLGTMRAIAELKLKLNVIVVIPTCENMPSGSATKPGDIVTSMSGQTIEVLNTDAEGRLVLCDALTYVERFKPAAVVDVATLTGACITALGHHNSGLFTRNDDAHDALANELLSAGKVAGDTAWRMPIEDSYQEQLKSNFADMANIGGPAGGAVTAACFLERYTKKYTWAHLDIAGTAWKSGAAKGSTGRPVPLLTTFLIKRAQAAK, encoded by the coding sequence ATGGACTTTAGCATAAAACCGTTAGACGCAAAAAGCACTATCGCCGGTATCAAGACGGGCTGCATCGCAGTCGCCGTATTCGAAGACAAAAAACTGTCATACGCAGCACAAGCGCTGGATCGCAAAGGCGAAATCAGCGCCGCGCTCAAGTCTGGCGATATTACCGGCAAAGCTGGCTCCACCTTGCTGTTGCGCGGTATTAACGGCTCCGCAGCCGAACGCGTCCTGCTGGTCGGCTTGGGCAAGGAAGCAGCTGTCAGCGAAAAAGATTTCAGCTCCGCCGCGCAAGCCGTCGTACGTGCCTTTTCATCATTAGGCGCAGCTGAAGCCGTCGTCGCCCTGCCGTTTGATGCCGTTGCCGCCCGCGATACCGCCTGGGCCATCCGCAGCACCATTTTGAATGCACGCGAAGCCGCTTATCGCTTCGATGGCCTGAAAAGCAAAAAAGAAACTGCACCTAGCGGCGTGAAAAAAGTGGCATTTGCTGTCAGTGCAGCCGCAACGAATAGTGCCAAGGAAGCTGTCACGCAAGCCGTCGCGGTCGCCAACGGCATCGACTTGACCAAGGATCTCGGTAATTTCCCGGCCAATGTCTGTACGCCAACCTATCTGGCCAACACTGCCAAGAAAATGGCAAAAGAATTCAAGCTGCAGGTCGAGGTACTGGATCGCAAGCAATTGCAGGCATTGAAAATGGGCAGCTTCCTGTCGGTCACCAATGGCAGCGTCGAACCACCTAAATTCATCGTACTCAAGCATTTCGGCGGCAAAGCCAAGGATGCACCTACCGTATTAGTCGGCAAAGGCATCACTTTTGATTCCGGCGGCATCTCGCTCAAACCGGGTGCAGCCATGGATGAAATGAAATACGACATGGGCGGTGCAGCCTCCGTACTCGGCACCATGCGCGCGATTGCGGAGCTGAAACTGAAGCTCAACGTCATCGTCGTCATCCCAACCTGCGAAAACATGCCATCCGGCAGCGCGACCAAACCAGGCGATATCGTCACCTCAATGTCGGGGCAGACTATCGAAGTCCTGAACACGGATGCTGAAGGCCGCCTGGTTCTGTGCGATGCACTGACTTATGTAGAGCGCTTCAAGCCGGCTGCCGTCGTCGACGTCGCAACTCTGACTGGTGCTTGCATTACAGCACTCGGCCATCACAACTCCGGCTTGTTCACTCGTAACGACGATGCGCATGACGCATTGGCGAACGAATTGCTCAGCGCCGGCAAAGTTGCTGGTGATACCGCGTGGCGTATGCCTATCGAAGACAGCTATCAGGAACAGTTGAAATCGAATTTTGCCGACATGGCAAATATCGGTGGCCCAGCTGGTGGCGCAGTCACCGCCGCCTGTTTCCTCGAACGCTACACAAAGAAATACACCTGGGCGCATCTAGATATCGCAGGCACAGCATGGAAAAGCGGTGCAGCCAAAGGCTCGACTGGCCGTCCGGTTCCTTTGCTGACCACGTTCCTGATCAAGCGTGCACAAGCCGCCAAGTAA
- the lptG gene encoding LPS export ABC transporter permease LptG — protein sequence MKILQKYFSVEIGRSVVFVLIAFLALFAFFDMVGELKAVGHGGYKIQNAFLFVLMGMPAYIYELMPIAALIGTIWALSQFAARSEFTIMRASSMSTGMVGMILLKIGVVFAIITFVFGEFIVPVTSTMAERVKLSSLGGSLSQEFRSGLWTKDVIKANGQDGEAIGSRFLNVREVKPDGQLLNLKIYEFNRNFHLTALITAAKASYAGGNTWNLQDGTEADFGDVKLSGIVNASDITTAISTKKFANKLLVSEMTPEILSVGFSDPEEMSAYDLINYTQYLSENKRETARYEIAFWKKVVYPFAVFVMMALALPFAYLHFRSGGVSLKIFTGIMIGVSFQLINSLFSHLGLLNTWPPLITAILPSTLFLVAAIAALLWVERH from the coding sequence ATGAAGATCCTGCAAAAATATTTCTCGGTTGAAATCGGGCGCTCAGTTGTATTCGTACTGATTGCCTTCCTGGCCTTGTTTGCCTTCTTCGATATGGTGGGTGAATTGAAGGCGGTCGGGCACGGCGGGTACAAGATACAAAACGCATTCCTGTTTGTGCTGATGGGCATGCCTGCCTATATCTATGAATTGATGCCGATTGCGGCTTTGATCGGCACGATCTGGGCGCTGTCGCAATTCGCCGCGCGTTCCGAGTTCACCATCATGCGTGCATCCAGTATGTCAACTGGCATGGTTGGCATGATCCTGCTCAAGATCGGCGTCGTATTTGCCATCATTACCTTTGTATTCGGTGAGTTTATCGTGCCGGTTACATCGACGATGGCTGAGCGTGTGAAGTTAAGCAGCCTGGGTGGATCGCTGTCACAGGAATTTCGTTCGGGTTTGTGGACCAAGGATGTGATCAAGGCGAATGGGCAGGATGGCGAAGCGATCGGTTCGCGTTTCTTGAACGTGAGAGAGGTCAAGCCGGACGGCCAATTGCTCAACTTGAAGATCTATGAATTCAATCGCAACTTCCATCTGACTGCGCTGATTACCGCGGCCAAGGCGAGTTACGCTGGTGGCAATACCTGGAATTTGCAGGATGGGACGGAAGCTGATTTTGGTGACGTCAAGTTGAGCGGCATCGTGAATGCGTCGGATATAACCACTGCGATTTCTACCAAAAAGTTTGCCAATAAACTGTTGGTATCTGAAATGACGCCGGAGATTCTGTCTGTCGGCTTCTCCGATCCAGAAGAAATGTCGGCCTACGATCTGATTAATTACACGCAATATCTGTCGGAAAACAAGCGTGAAACCGCACGTTACGAAATCGCCTTCTGGAAGAAAGTGGTATATCCATTCGCGGTGTTCGTGATGATGGCGCTGGCCTTGCCGTTTGCTTATCTGCACTTCCGCTCAGGTGGTGTCAGTCTGAAAATCTTTACCGGCATCATGATTGGTGTCAGCTTCCAGTTGATCAATAGCTTGTTCTCTCACCTCGGTTTGCTGAATACCTGGCCACCGCTTATCACGGCAATTTTGCCGAGTACGCTGTTCTTGGTAGCGGCAATTGCGGCATTGCTATGGGTGGAAAGGCACTGA
- the tolQ gene encoding protein TolQ: MTVTQDLSFLHLITNASVLVQLVMALLVGVSVMSWTYIFRKMFAIKNARMQTEEFERAFWSGGDLNALYQDATSNRRKGNRSTGALERIFEAGMSEFNKSRSSQDPSSVRLDGARRAMRAAYQREMDGLESHLAFLASVGSVSPYVGLFGTVWGIMNSFRGLANVQQATLAAVAPGIAEALIATAIGLFAAIPAVVAYNRYSHDIDRLAMRFESFVEEFSNILQRQTR; this comes from the coding sequence ATGACCGTCACTCAAGACCTCTCCTTTCTCCATCTGATCACCAACGCTTCGGTTCTTGTGCAGCTCGTCATGGCACTTTTAGTCGGCGTATCCGTCATGAGCTGGACCTATATCTTCCGCAAGATGTTCGCAATCAAAAATGCACGCATGCAGACTGAGGAATTCGAACGCGCCTTCTGGTCCGGCGGCGATTTGAACGCGCTGTACCAAGATGCCACGTCCAATCGCCGCAAAGGCAATCGCTCGACTGGCGCGCTGGAACGTATTTTCGAAGCTGGCATGAGCGAATTCAACAAATCCCGCTCCTCCCAAGATCCATCCAGCGTGCGCCTGGACGGTGCACGTCGCGCCATGCGCGCTGCCTATCAGCGTGAAATGGATGGCCTGGAATCGCACCTCGCCTTCCTCGCCTCAGTCGGCTCAGTCTCACCGTATGTCGGTTTGTTCGGCACCGTATGGGGCATTATGAATTCCTTCCGCGGTTTGGCGAACGTGCAGCAAGCCACGCTGGCTGCAGTCGCACCGGGGATTGCAGAAGCGCTGATCGCTACCGCGATTGGCTTGTTTGCGGCGATTCCAGCTGTGGTTGCCTACAACCGCTATTCGCACGATATCGATAGACTGGCGATGCGCTTTGAAAGCTTCGTTG
- a CDS encoding SDR family NAD(P)-dependent oxidoreductase: MIVLITGASSGFGAEMARKFAQHGHKVIATGRRQDRLDALAAEIGSSVLTVQMDVTDKNSITAALASLPPEWQEIDVLINNAGLALGVAPAQSASLEQWETMIETNCKGLVTVTRLLLPEMLKRNRGTIINISSSAGAYAYPGANVYGATKAFVDQFTRNLRADLVGTGVRASNIAPGLAGGTEFSNVRLQDDAAAAKVYEGTVPLSPADIAETAYWIATLPAHVNINHIELMPTCQGFGPLFIKRNT; encoded by the coding sequence ATGATCGTCTTGATCACAGGTGCAAGTTCAGGCTTCGGCGCTGAAATGGCACGAAAATTTGCGCAACATGGTCACAAAGTGATTGCTACTGGCCGCCGCCAGGATCGCCTGGATGCACTCGCAGCAGAAATCGGTTCATCTGTATTAACAGTGCAAATGGACGTCACTGATAAGAACTCAATCACCGCCGCTCTGGCAAGCTTGCCTCCAGAATGGCAGGAGATCGATGTCCTGATCAATAACGCAGGCCTCGCACTGGGCGTTGCACCGGCACAATCAGCCTCGTTGGAACAGTGGGAAACCATGATAGAGACTAACTGCAAAGGCTTGGTCACCGTCACCCGCCTGCTGCTACCGGAAATGCTCAAACGCAATCGCGGCACCATCATCAACATCAGCTCCAGTGCAGGTGCTTACGCCTACCCTGGCGCCAATGTCTATGGTGCGACCAAGGCTTTTGTCGATCAATTCACGCGCAACCTGCGTGCCGATCTGGTCGGTACCGGTGTACGCGCATCGAATATCGCTCCCGGCCTGGCTGGCGGCACCGAGTTCTCGAATGTACGTCTGCAGGACGATGCGGCCGCTGCCAAGGTCTACGAAGGCACCGTACCACTCAGCCCTGCTGACATTGCAGAAACCGCCTACTGGATCGCCACCCTGCCCGCACACGTCAACATCAATCACATCGAATTGATGCCGACATGCCAAGGTTTTGGCCCTTTATTCATCAAGCGCAACACATAA
- a CDS encoding phosphoadenylyl-sulfate reductase, translated as MNEADFAALVAATKETLQRVADQFAPAVFASSLAAEDMVLTDMILRDKLSIGIFTLETGRLHAETLSVLDRIKETYDYDVELYRPQPEAVDAYVKQNGLNAFYESVDMRKECCRIRKVEPLNRALAGKHAWVTGQRRAQSTTRSALDVQEQDEAHDMIKFNPLADWSEEDVWHYIRSNNVPYNPLHDKGFPSIGCEPCTRAIQPGEDVRAGRWWWENPESKECGLHVVDGKLIRIKPVATNA; from the coding sequence ATGAATGAAGCAGACTTCGCCGCGCTGGTAGCGGCCACCAAAGAAACACTGCAACGCGTGGCGGATCAGTTCGCGCCTGCAGTGTTCGCTTCCAGCCTCGCGGCGGAAGATATGGTGCTGACCGACATGATCCTGCGCGACAAGCTGTCTATCGGCATTTTTACGCTGGAAACCGGCCGCCTGCATGCAGAAACACTGAGCGTGCTGGACCGCATCAAGGAAACCTACGATTACGACGTCGAACTGTATCGTCCACAGCCGGAAGCAGTTGATGCCTACGTCAAGCAAAACGGCTTGAATGCTTTCTATGAAAGCGTGGACATGCGCAAGGAATGCTGCCGCATCCGCAAGGTCGAGCCGCTGAATCGCGCTCTGGCCGGCAAGCATGCATGGGTTACCGGTCAACGCCGTGCGCAATCGACTACCCGCTCCGCACTTGATGTGCAGGAGCAGGATGAAGCACACGACATGATCAAGTTCAATCCGCTCGCGGATTGGTCGGAAGAAGATGTCTGGCACTACATCCGTAGCAATAACGTGCCGTACAACCCGCTGCACGACAAAGGCTTTCCATCCATCGGTTGCGAGCCTTGCACCCGTGCGATCCAGCCAGGCGAAGATGTACGCGCCGGACGCTGGTGGTGGGAAAACCCGGAATCCAAGGAATGCGGCTTGCACGTCGTCGACGGCAAGCTCATCAGAATCAAACCCGTAGCAACTAACGCCTGA
- a CDS encoding sirohydrochlorin chelatase codes for MGGKALTMGKRALVLFAHGARDPRWAEPFQRLQALVQTQSPDLTVALAFLELMSPRLPALAAELIAAGSTDVTVVPVFLGQGGHVMRDLPVIVDELKLNYPDVSFKIAGAVGEDAEVLNAMAQYCLSALG; via the coding sequence ATGGGTGGAAAGGCACTGACGATGGGCAAGCGCGCTTTGGTCTTGTTTGCACATGGTGCGCGCGATCCACGTTGGGCAGAGCCGTTTCAACGCTTGCAGGCACTCGTGCAGACACAATCGCCAGATTTGACAGTAGCGTTGGCCTTCCTTGAATTGATGTCTCCGCGTTTGCCGGCACTGGCGGCAGAATTGATTGCGGCTGGTTCTACTGATGTGACTGTGGTGCCAGTGTTTCTCGGGCAGGGCGGTCATGTGATGCGCGACTTGCCTGTGATCGTGGATGAGTTGAAGCTCAACTATCCCGACGTCTCTTTCAAGATTGCTGGTGCGGTAGGGGAAGATGCTGAGGTATTGAATGCAATGGCACAGTATTGCCTGAGCGCCCTAGGCTAA
- the ybgC gene encoding tol-pal system-associated acyl-CoA thioesterase — protein sequence MLSNFTWTVRVYYEDTDAGGVVFYANYLKFFERARTEWLRSAGINQQIMTETHGVMFVVKSTAVDYHAPAKLDNELKLTVVVERMGRASVQFVQQAWRINGDSEELLATGRIKVGCVDTQRFRPSEIPQEVLSSIKNIEAK from the coding sequence ATGCTGTCAAATTTTACGTGGACCGTCCGCGTCTACTATGAAGATACCGATGCCGGTGGCGTCGTCTTCTATGCGAATTATCTGAAATTCTTTGAACGCGCGCGCACCGAATGGCTGCGCAGTGCCGGCATCAACCAACAAATCATGACCGAAACGCACGGCGTCATGTTCGTCGTCAAAAGCACCGCGGTCGACTACCACGCACCAGCCAAACTGGATAATGAACTGAAGTTGACCGTCGTAGTCGAAAGAATGGGGCGCGCCTCGGTACAGTTTGTGCAACAAGCATGGCGCATCAATGGCGATAGCGAAGAGTTGCTTGCCACTGGACGCATCAAGGTCGGCTGCGTCGATACACAGCGCTTCAGACCGAGCGAAATCCCGCAAGAAGTGTTGAGCAGCATTAAAAATATCGAAGCAAAGTAA
- the lptF gene encoding LPS export ABC transporter permease LptF has translation MIFQRALRRDLLSTAGAVFTTLFTITVTVMLIRILGQAAGGKIASADVVAMLGFAALNYLPILLNLTGFVSVLLVVTRSYQDSEMVVWFASGLSLSRWITPVLMFALPIIVMTALLSFFLTPWSNQQSAVYKERYANREDIAKVSPGKFQESSSSDRVFFVEGVSGDTTKVKNIFVSTVRNGKTSVVVAQEGTVEIDAAGDKFLVMHQGRRYDGIPTQPDFKLMEFDRYGVLVAAQSKAIVGDTSARALSTLDLLKDRNNFNDAELLWRFSLPLMGILLMLLAIPLGFVNPRGGRSANLLIALFLFVFYSNMLSFAQSTVVQNRSTLMLAWWPVHLVALIIITVFFLWRLKVNSRYHPLVMWSLIKRTCLGKRMTA, from the coding sequence ATGATTTTTCAGCGCGCGCTCCGACGCGATTTGCTAAGTACCGCTGGCGCCGTCTTTACTACCCTTTTCACTATTACGGTCACTGTGATGTTGATCCGTATATTAGGGCAGGCTGCGGGCGGCAAAATTGCGTCCGCTGATGTGGTCGCCATGCTCGGTTTTGCAGCACTTAATTACCTCCCCATTCTGTTGAATCTGACCGGCTTCGTATCAGTGTTGCTGGTGGTCACGCGTAGCTATCAGGACTCTGAAATGGTGGTGTGGTTTGCTTCCGGCTTGAGTTTGTCGCGCTGGATTACGCCGGTCTTGATGTTTGCCTTGCCGATTATTGTGATGACGGCCTTACTGAGTTTCTTCCTCACACCGTGGTCGAATCAGCAAAGTGCGGTGTACAAGGAGCGCTACGCTAACCGCGAAGATATCGCCAAGGTCTCTCCCGGGAAATTTCAGGAATCATCTTCTTCTGATCGCGTCTTTTTCGTTGAAGGTGTCTCCGGCGATACGACCAAGGTCAAAAACATATTTGTCAGCACCGTACGCAATGGTAAAACCAGCGTGGTAGTAGCGCAGGAAGGCACCGTTGAAATTGATGCTGCCGGCGATAAATTCCTGGTGATGCATCAAGGGCGACGCTATGACGGCATACCGACACAGCCGGATTTCAAGTTAATGGAATTTGATCGCTACGGCGTATTGGTGGCAGCGCAATCAAAAGCCATAGTAGGCGATACCTCCGCACGTGCCTTGAGTACGCTGGACCTTTTAAAGGATAGAAACAACTTCAATGATGCTGAATTGCTGTGGCGTTTTTCTCTGCCATTGATGGGCATACTGCTGATGTTGCTGGCGATTCCGCTGGGTTTTGTTAATCCGCGTGGCGGTCGTTCGGCCAATCTATTGATCGCGCTCTTCCTGTTTGTTTTCTATAGCAATATGCTCAGTTTCGCGCAATCGACAGTGGTGCAAAATCGCTCCACGCTAATGCTTGCGTGGTGGCCGGTGCATCTGGTTGCCCTGATTATTATTACGGTCTTCTTTTTATGGCGACTGAAAGTGAATAGCCGCTACCATCCGTTGGTGATGTGGTCCTTAATCAAGCGCACCTGCCTTGGGAAAAGGATGACAGCATGA
- the cysD gene encoding sulfate adenylyltransferase subunit CysD, with product MNTVVDKLFLDSASNKHLDWLESEAIHIMREVAAECANPALLFSGGKDSVVMLRLAEKAFRPGKFPFPLVHIDTGHNFDEVIAFRDKRAAELGERLIVGSVEDSIKRGTVRLRNPLTDSRNAAQAVTLLETIAEYKFDACIGGARRDEEKARAKERIFSFRDEFGQWNPKAQRPELWDLYNTRVHPGENMRVFPISNWTELDVWQYIAREKLELPSIYFAHQRQVIPRNGLLVPLTPLTPAKDGETVETQTVRFRTVGDISCTCPVSSDAETVDAIIAETAITQITERGATRMDDQTSEASMEKRKKEGYF from the coding sequence ATGAACACAGTAGTTGATAAATTATTTCTCGATAGCGCCAGCAACAAGCATCTGGACTGGCTGGAATCGGAAGCCATCCACATCATGCGTGAAGTGGCGGCTGAATGCGCCAACCCGGCATTGCTGTTTTCCGGCGGCAAGGACTCGGTCGTCATGTTGCGCCTGGCGGAAAAAGCTTTCCGCCCTGGTAAATTCCCGTTCCCGTTGGTACACATCGATACTGGCCATAACTTCGACGAAGTCATCGCCTTCCGTGACAAACGTGCTGCCGAACTCGGCGAACGCCTGATCGTTGGTTCGGTAGAAGATTCAATCAAGCGCGGTACCGTGCGCCTGCGTAATCCTTTGACCGATTCGCGCAATGCTGCACAGGCAGTGACCTTGCTGGAAACCATCGCTGAATACAAATTCGACGCCTGCATCGGCGGCGCCCGTCGCGATGAAGAAAAAGCACGCGCCAAGGAGCGCATCTTTTCCTTCCGCGATGAATTCGGCCAATGGAATCCAAAAGCGCAACGTCCTGAACTCTGGGATCTGTACAACACACGCGTCCATCCGGGCGAAAACATGCGTGTGTTCCCGATTTCGAACTGGACCGAACTCGACGTCTGGCAATATATCGCCCGCGAAAAGCTGGAACTGCCATCGATTTACTTTGCGCATCAGCGCCAAGTGATTCCACGCAACGGCTTGCTGGTACCGCTGACACCGTTGACGCCAGCGAAAGACGGCGAAACAGTTGAAACGCAAACCGTGCGCTTCCGCACAGTCGGCGATATCTCCTGCACCTGCCCGGTCTCGTCGGATGCAGAAACAGTCGACGCCATCATTGCTGAAACTGCCATCACACAAATCACCGAGCGCGGCGCAACCCGCATGGACGATCAAACGTCCGAAGCATCGATGGAAAAACGTAAAAAAGAAGGATATTTCTGA
- the cobA gene encoding uroporphyrinogen-III C-methyltransferase has protein sequence MMQEKKAYGKVYLIGAGPGAVDLITVRGARILAQADVVLHDALVTPEMLELCPQAEKISVGKRSGQRSTAQLAINQLLVDCAAKYKLIVRLKGGDPMLFGRADEELSALEAHGIAVEVVPGITTAFAAAAATLQPLTKRGIARSIAFFTSATAPNQPDQLTLPDCDTLIQYMGGREAVVTAQKLLEQGRSPDLPVVVVENCSLENQRILRITLRELEQGLQDTQGPVLVMIGAALATRVIPKAV, from the coding sequence ATGATGCAAGAGAAAAAAGCGTATGGCAAAGTCTATCTAATCGGTGCCGGCCCCGGTGCCGTCGATCTGATCACCGTACGCGGTGCGCGCATTTTGGCGCAAGCTGATGTCGTGCTGCATGACGCACTAGTCACACCCGAGATGCTGGAGCTGTGTCCGCAGGCAGAGAAAATTTCTGTTGGCAAGCGCAGCGGCCAGCGCTCCACCGCACAACTCGCCATCAATCAATTGCTGGTCGATTGCGCTGCCAAATACAAATTGATCGTACGCCTGAAAGGCGGCGATCCCATGCTATTCGGGCGCGCCGATGAAGAGCTAAGTGCGCTGGAAGCACACGGCATCGCAGTTGAAGTCGTCCCCGGCATTACCACTGCCTTTGCCGCTGCAGCTGCAACTCTACAACCGCTGACTAAGCGTGGCATCGCGCGTAGCATCGCCTTCTTCACCTCAGCGACCGCACCTAATCAGCCTGACCAATTGACACTGCCCGACTGCGACACACTGATCCAGTACATGGGTGGTCGTGAAGCCGTAGTCACTGCACAAAAATTGCTGGAACAAGGTCGCTCACCAGACTTGCCAGTGGTCGTAGTGGAAAACTGCAGTTTGGAAAATCAGAGGATTTTGCGCATCACGTTGCGCGAGCTGGAACAAGGTTTGCAAGATACGCAAGGACCGGTGCTGGTAATGATAGGCGCCGCACTGGCAACACGCGTCATACCAAAAGCTGTTTAA
- a CDS encoding DUF934 domain-containing protein, translating to MLNIIKDKAVVGEDDWTLLRLAEGETAETVAVPTGKVIVPLTVWQAQAATLKARNDVGVWLASDERPEALKDDTATLQMIAVDFPKFGDGRGYSIAYNLRMRFDYTGELRAVGDVLRDQLFYMQRVGFNSFAVRADRDVNDALKGLSDFSESYQQSWDKKTPLFRRVDRQAVAPK from the coding sequence ATGCTTAACATCATCAAAGATAAAGCCGTAGTCGGTGAAGACGATTGGACCTTGTTGCGCTTGGCTGAAGGCGAAACCGCTGAAACCGTTGCCGTCCCGACTGGCAAAGTCATCGTGCCGCTGACAGTATGGCAAGCGCAAGCTGCTACTTTGAAAGCACGCAACGACGTCGGCGTCTGGCTCGCCAGCGACGAACGTCCGGAAGCATTGAAAGACGACACCGCTACGCTGCAAATGATCGCAGTCGATTTCCCTAAATTTGGTGACGGTCGTGGTTACTCGATCGCTTACAACTTGCGCATGCGTTTCGACTACACCGGCGAACTGCGTGCAGTCGGCGATGTATTGCGCGACCAATTGTTCTATATGCAGCGCGTTGGCTTCAACTCGTTTGCCGTACGTGCTGACCGCGACGTCAATGATGCGTTGAAGGGCTTGAGCGACTTCTCCGAAAGCTATCAACAATCATGGGACAAGAAGACACCTCTGTTCCGTCGTGTAGACCGTCAGGCAGTGGCACCAAAATGA
- a CDS encoding sulfate adenylyltransferase subunit 1 yields MSAVAEQLSLKNTGTASAERGLLRFITAGSVDDGKSTLIGRLLFDSKGIFADQLDAMSRAKHKRTVGDTIDLSLLTDGLEAEREQGITIDVAYRYFATPKRKFIIADTPGHEQYTRNMVTGASTADAVIILIDVSKVKLGDDGSVELLIQTKRHSTIAHLLQIEHVIVAVNKMDLVNYDQTVYDRIVAAYSEFAKTLGLKDIRPIPLSALAGDNVVTRGEKLDWYQGPTLIELLESLSVYDESHDEPFRFPVQLVARHNGHEADDFRGYMGRIEAGKVSKGDKLVIQPSGQTATVKDIQTLDGSLEQAVVGQSITLLLEEYVDISRGDMLSAASRPAELLKTVNADLCWLSEEPLDVRRKYWLKHTTRQVAARITKIDTLLDINTQEKRPADEVKLNGIASVTLNVAQPLAADAYDEIRSTGSFILIDEVTHQTVAAGMIRLA; encoded by the coding sequence ATGAGCGCAGTAGCAGAACAATTGTCATTAAAGAATACCGGCACAGCATCGGCTGAACGTGGCTTGCTGCGCTTTATTACCGCCGGCTCCGTCGATGACGGCAAGAGCACATTGATCGGCCGCCTGCTGTTCGACAGCAAGGGCATCTTTGCCGATCAACTGGATGCGATGTCACGCGCCAAACATAAACGCACAGTCGGTGACACCATCGATTTGTCCTTGCTGACAGACGGTCTGGAAGCAGAACGTGAACAAGGCATCACCATCGACGTCGCCTATCGTTACTTCGCCACGCCTAAACGCAAGTTCATCATCGCCGACACACCAGGCCATGAGCAATACACACGCAATATGGTGACTGGCGCATCAACCGCGGATGCCGTCATCATTTTGATCGACGTCTCCAAGGTCAAACTCGGCGACGATGGCAGTGTGGAATTGCTGATCCAGACCAAGCGTCACTCGACCATTGCGCACTTGCTGCAAATCGAGCACGTGATCGTGGCTGTCAACAAGATGGATTTGGTCAACTACGATCAAACCGTCTATGACCGCATCGTTGCGGCGTATTCAGAGTTCGCGAAAACGCTGGGCCTGAAAGATATCCGTCCGATTCCATTGTCGGCACTGGCTGGCGATAACGTCGTGACTCGTGGCGAAAAACTGGATTGGTACCAAGGTCCAACCTTGATCGAATTGCTGGAATCGCTCAGCGTCTACGACGAATCGCACGACGAACCATTCCGCTTCCCGGTACAACTCGTAGCGCGCCACAATGGCCACGAAGCAGATGACTTCCGCGGTTACATGGGTCGTATCGAGGCAGGCAAAGTCAGCAAGGGTGACAAGCTAGTCATTCAACCTAGCGGCCAGACTGCAACCGTCAAAGATATCCAGACGCTGGATGGCTCCTTGGAACAAGCGGTAGTTGGTCAATCGATCACTTTGCTGTTGGAAGAATACGTCGACATTTCTCGTGGCGATATGCTGTCTGCAGCAAGTCGTCCGGCTGAATTGCTAAAGACCGTGAATGCAGACTTGTGCTGGCTGTCGGAAGAACCGCTGGATGTACGTCGTAAATATTGGTTGAAGCACACGACACGTCAGGTGGCTGCACGTATTACCAAAATCGATACGCTGCTCGACATCAACACGCAAGAAAAACGTCCTGCCGATGAAGTCAAACTCAACGGCATCGCCAGCGTCACTCTGAATGTGGCACAACCATTGGCAGCGGATGCCTACGACGAAATCCGTTCCACCGGTTCCTTCATTCTGATCGATGAAGTCACGCATCAAACCGTGGCAGCCGGCATGATACGTCTGGCATAA